The DNA region TTGTTTTCATGTCCCTATGGGCGGGAAATTATGACATCTATCGCATAAATGTCAATGGTGCCGAAGAGAATCGCCGCAAATTGACGCGCCATCGAGAGATAGATATGGGTCCAACGTGGGTGCCAACAGGGACGTTATCTGTCTCTCCAACTACGGAGACACAAACAACCCTATGGGGCAGGCTAAAGCAATCTGTGAAGGACTAAATGAAATTCATTGAATACGGGAGGTTGAATCTATTTGCTGGCAGGGGGTACGGCACCGGCGCATTTGAGGCATAAATCAGATATTTTAAATTGGGCACACCTTAACACATAACGGAGATTATTATTTAGCGGAGGAGATTTTCCATGAAAGTACTACGTGTTTTCTTTTTCTGTTGTTTAAGTTTAGGCTTATTGTGTTCTATTTCTGTGGAATCGCTCGCGGCTGAGAAAATTGTGTTTTCGTCCAATCGGAATGGCAACTTTGAAATTTATATGATGAATCCCGATGGCAGTCAACAGGTTAGATTAACCAATCACCGCGCATCCGATATCGGTCCGGTCTTCTCACCGACAGGAAAGGAGATCCTCTTTGTATCTGATCGAAGTGGAGAGCGTGATCTCTATATTATGCGCGCTGATGGGCATGGTGAGCGACCCGTATTTCGCACGGCACCTGCACACAGAGATGACCCCGCCTGGTCCCCTGATGGGAAAAAAATTGTTTATTCTCAGCATGACTTTGCGGCTGACCTTGCAACCGTCTATACTGCCAAGGCAGACGGAACATCGGTAACCCGCGTTGTTGAAATTAAAAGTTCGGAAGGTGGAGAGCCTGCTTGGTCCCCAGATGGAACAGAAATCGCTTATGTTGTAGTAGATGAGTTGTTTTGGGCGAGTCGTCAAATCCGATTTATCAACTTAAAAGACCGCAAGCAAGAGACACTCCTACCGGATGACACTCCGCGAATGCGACAACCGGTGTGGTCGCCTGCTAACAACAAAATTGCCTTTGTTTGGATTAGACCAGAACATCGCCAACAGTCCATATTTATTGCCAACCGAGATGGTAGTGGACTTCAACAGATTGTTGACGTGCTGGCACTCTCACCCGTTTGGTCACCATCTGGTGATGAACTTGTCTATTCACAAGGAACCGCAAACGGGACTCAAATCTTCAAAATCAATTTGGTGACGCATGGTGTCACACAACTTACGCATGACGGAAGCAATTATGCGGGCGGTTGGTTTGACCCATCCGCTTTACCCGTTTCCCCACAGCCACAGTTGATCACAACCACATGGGGTAAGATCAAAACTGAATGATTATGTATGCCCAAACGGTATAATCTCCAAAACCGACATAAAAAAGAATTACAACCCCATAAGTGAACTCAAATGGAAGTAGAGGTATTTAGGGCTATTCACTAATGAATGAGATGGAGGGAAGACCGATGTTGCATGGAACCTACTCTTTGCACGTATGTGTGGCAATCGGGGCGTGCCTACTCATGGTAGGTTGCGCAGCCTTGTATCAGCCACTTCCAAAACGAATAGAGACGGCACACCTATCCTGCGAGAAATATCCATCACTCGTTGATGGCGATCTTGCCACAACCGGTATCCTGAAAGTAAAAGGCTTTGTTGAAAAGGATAACGCTGCTTATAGGAACAGTCGCCGATATGACGACTGGATGGAAGGTAAACATAAGACTGAGGCACTAATTCAACTTAATACGCTTACGAATGTCGCTTACATCAAGGTGCATCCAGTTTCAACCATTTATCGTCTCTCGGTAGAAACATCGACCGCAGAGACAGCGAATGAAAAATCACATCATTTTGAGCCAGTGACAAGTCATAAGATTGCAAGGTCCGAGAACGGCGAAGTGATACGCATCGACATCGACAGACCTGTTCGGATACTGCGAGTTTCTATCCATGTCAATCGTGATTTAGCACGCACCACACAAGAGTCATTGACTCGGAAAACTAAAGTGGCTTTTGAGGATGTTGTGATTCGAGAAATTCGGGTGTATCAGAGCCAGAATTTCACGAAGTAAATGATGAAACTACCGCCAATTTCCATCGCATCACAAGGAGATTTGAAAATGAACAAATTTACACTGCTCGTATTCGTCGCGAGTATTTTACTCGTCGGGTGTACGGCATCGGAGCATTTGATGAATGCCCCTGAACCCTCACCAGAGGAAGAAATACAGCGGAAAGAAGTACAGCGAATTCTGGAAGTGTGGCACGGAAGGCGCATTTCAACGGCGATTCAAAAATGGGGAACACCTCATGGAATCAGCGACACCGACACAGGTTCAAAAATTTACATCTGGCAGACACCTTCGCTGACCTTTCTACAGCAAGCACATCGCGAAATCATTTCCAACAAACGGTCAGTTAACCTCGGACGCCGGGTAACACAGACACCCGATACAACAGTTAAAATGTATCAACTTATGTTTCATACAGACTCAAAGGGTGTAATTTACAAAATTTCGGCGAAAAGAGATTTGAACCCCAGGGCAGGTTCTCGGAGTTCCAATTTTTCTCAAGAGAAGCCGGGGGGCACAAAATAATACAATGAAACTACCCACAATTTCAATCGCATCACATCGCGTCACACGGCTTATCATCGGTGGTAATCCGTATAGTGGCATTTCGCACCGTTCTGCAGCGGCATCGAAAGCTATGGAGGATTACTATACGACGTTCCAAGTTATGGCAGACCTCCGACAAGCGGAGGAGAACGGCATTAATACCGTCCTCGCTCGCGCCGACAGACATATCATGCGCACACTCAATGAATACTGGAACGCGGGTGGCACAATTCAGTGGATTGCGCAGACACCAAAAGATACAGAATACGCAGACCTCAGCGAATACTTACAGATTATTGCGCGCTATAAACCGATTGCTATCTATCATCACGGTGGCACGACCGATAAGTTGTACGCGGAAGGACGGCTCGGTTCGTTGCATGAGAGCCTCAAACATATCCGCGATCTGGGTTGTGCTGTCGGACTCGGCACGCACGATCCACAGGTCCTCAAGTACTGCTATGCTGAAGGATATGATGTTGACTTTTATGTCTGTGCGTTGTATAATCATACAAAGCATAGAGAACTCTATCTGCCGAATGATCGGGATGCAGCGTTCGCCGCTATAAAGGCAATACCAGTGCCGATAATCGCCATAAAGGTGTTAGCCGCTGGTCGAAACGAGCCGCGAGAAGCCTTTCAACTCGCACTCGAAAATATCAAACCGACTGATGCGATGGCGGTTGGAATGTACACCCAATTTCAGTCAGACCAGATCCATCAGAATGCAATAACTGTTGCTGAACTCATTGAAGAAGTAAACAATGAAGCGAATTGTAGAACCAGAAGTTATGGATACGGCGGAAGCCGCCGAAGCCTACGATGCGATGGGGCACGGTGAGGTTGACCGAGCTTTCGTAGACCGTGTTGTCTCACTCGGCGCGAACACCGGACATTTTCTCGATGTCGGCACCGGTCCCGCACAGATTCCTATCCTACTCGCGCAATGTTGTCCCGATCTCCACATCACCGCGATTGACCTGTCCGCGGAGATGCTGAAGATAGCGAAACGCCACGTCGCAGATGCCGGTCTCACCGATCAGATAACTCTTGAACTCGTCGATGCCAAAACCCTACCCTACCCCGACAACACCTTTGACGGACTTATCTCCAACAGCATTGTACATCACATCCACGATGCGCTGAAGGCACTCCAAGAGATGGGCAGAGTTGCTCGTCCTAAAGGGACTGTGCTTATCCGTGACCTCATCCGTCCTGAAACGCCCGCAGATGCACAAGCCTTTGTTGACAAGTATGCCGCAGATGACACCCCTTATCAACAAAAGTTGTACTACGATTCCTTCCTCGCCGCGTTTACCATTGCCGAAGTCAATGAGATGTTGACACAGATGGACATGCCGGGGGCCGTTGTCGTCCAAAGCACCGATAGGCATTGGTCGATTGAGCGTGCTGGCTGATTGTCTGAACTGAGATATATAGAATTAGAGGATTTACAGAATTGTCGTCTGGTTCACGGATTACGATGAGAAGCGGTTTTGTGCCAGTTGAATCTTCCTATGTCACGAGAGAAATGAAATCCCCTGTTTGCCATTCGGTGCGTTCGTCTGCTGTTTCTTCATAATGAGTTTTCATTTGTTCCGCCTGTTGTGCCAGAACTTGGCGACGTTCATCTACCGAAAGACGCATGAACGCCTCTTGAGGTGACTGTAGTTCCCCTACTGCTAACTCAGCTAACAAGCAGTACGCTAACGGTAACTCCGCTTCTGGAATTTTTGTGACTAGCTGCTGCACCTCAGCGTATGTGATTGTTTTCATCGGGCTCTCCTATCGTAATTATAATAAAGCAGGCAACATTTTCAACTTTGGGTAGTTCAATAGAATTATACGACGATTTTTTCCAAAGTGTCAACAAAAAATATATTGCAAAAGTGATTTGACATTCGTCTTGGAATGTGTTAACATGTGATTATTGAATTTAGAGCAAAGGATGTGAAAGAAGAATGAACGATGGGTTTGACGGTGAGCGGGACTCATCGCAGCCACTGAGTGAGATGGCGGGTCGGGTGCCAGAATTAAACGCTCGACAACGTGAAATTTACCAAAACCTGAAATCTATTGGACCTGAAATAGCAGCCTATTATCTGGATGGAATCCGAATCTTACAACGCGAGGACTTAGAAACCTCGGCAAGTCTTTTAGCACATATTGCACGAGAGATTGATGGCGGACTAAGGGACATTCTATCCGAAGATCCAGAAGAGAAACTTGAGTTTGTCATTCGCGTACCCGACGATGAGACGCTCCGATTTAAAGGAAAGAGAGCAGACACTTTTGAGTTCACCATAAACACACCTGGCACTGTCGAACTTACTTACAAAGATATCCCAAGACACAGGGTTTCAATTTTGCGATCCTTGGGTATTGATGATCCCTCACCACTTGCTGAAAGATGGATAAACGTCACTAGGAATTTTGCTAGGTTTGCCCATCGCCACGGGGCATGGAGATCGCCTCGAGGGATAGAAGATTTTGAAGGGCTTTGGCTTGAGTTTGAGGGTGTGTTGGCTGGCTTAGTGGGGAATTATCTTAATTTGCTGGACAGGTTGGATCGAATTCGGACTGCCGAACCAACGAGGGAAAGGAGAGGTGCCCTACGTAATCTGTTAGAATCCGAAGCAAGGCGCGCATATTTTTTTACTAAACTTGAATCTCCAATATGGTTGGAACCTTTAAAAGAAGATGGATGGTTCAGTCCCGATCAGAATCCTATATTGCAAGAAGATCCAGATCAGCCTGGGAACTCCTACCACCCCATCTGGCATGTCTTGGAATATGTAGCGCGGGTTTCCACCCATCCGGAAATTTCCATCAGTATTCTTGTGAATATCATCAATTCGATCATACGTTATATTGATAAAAACGGAAATAGGATCGAAAATGGCCGCACAGATTTACGAACTATCGAAATTATTGGTACATTCCCAATAGATAGAATAGAACAGCAGCATATCGCTTTCATAGAGACTGCATTGAAATCCAAATGGAAGTCCGGGGCATTAGATCAAGAAATAGGTCAAACAATTCTGCCTAAACTTCTCGATGGTGGTAAGCATGAACTAACTCTTGCCCTCCTTACAATAATGCTTGAGATTGAATTTGTTGAGCCAGACCTCCGAACCTTAATGGACGATTATTGGATGGAAGACGCACTCAAAAGACATGGACACGCCATCGCGAATTTATGTGGCGTTGCGGCAGCAGATATCGCGCTTGTGCAGATTCGGAAAATCGCAGATGCGAATAGATTCAAAGTCGATTTCATAGAACGCGTTGAAAGCGATCTATCGCGCCTCTCACATCCAAATTACGCCGAATTAATAGTAAGTTTTACAAGTGCCCTCTTCCGGTTTGCTGCACCTGATAGCATAGAACAAACAGTTCAAGTTTTACTACAGGATCCGCACGCTATCATTAGGCGGATTGCATTCAAGGCGATCACTGACCATTACAGCAATCTGAAACACCTGTTTTGGATATGGGACGGCAATCCACTCGACGATGTGAAACTTGAACCTGAGATTACTGAATTAATTGAAACCCACAATCACACCTTCGACGAAAACGAAATGGAGCAGATATTACAATGGATAGAAGCAACGCAGCACTAACTTCAAGAGTTACTGTGGCAAGACGGCGAAAATGGTTATCTCTGCTTTTGGAGACTGGAAGTGAAAAGGTTGCCGCCGCTTACGAAAAATACGATCAACTCCACAAAGCGAATGTTGCAGCAGCCAATAAAGGAAACACCGCAACTATGCCGAAGTCAGGAGCGATCGGGCCCGTGAAACCTATAACCACTGAAGAACTTTCAGCCATGTCAAATATTGAGATCGCTGCTTATTTAAAGGGTTACACGGAAGAAGATATCGGAATGCTTGTGCTTGAAGGACGTGGACTCGCAAATACACTCACAGAATGTGTGGCAGCAAATCCACAACGGTTTACGGATAATCTACTGCCCTTCCAGGACGTTCGCAACTTATATCAATCTTCACTGTTGCAAGGTTGCCTGGACGCATGGCGCAATAAGAAAGACTTTAATTGGGCAGCACTGCTGGAGTTTATCCATCAAATTCTCTTGTCAAAACAGTTCTGGACTGAACAGTACAACGATGGCTTTAATTATAGAAATTGGGTGTTTTCGACTACAGCAGATTTGATATCAGAAGGTACAAAGGATGATACACACGCGTTTGATACACAACTCTTGCCCCTTGCTGAAGAGATTCTCTTGATTCTCGTAGATAAGGCACAACAAAGCGTTTCAACCCTTGATAATCTTCCCACTGATGTTCTAAATTCAGATAGAGGGAGAGTGTTTTCGGCGATGATAGATTATGCCTTGCGATTCGCCCGGACCAGCGAGTCTGAATACACAGATTGCCGATGGCCCTACGCCATCAGATCAGATTTCACCAAAAGACTGGATCGAAGTATTGAGTCCTCGCTTGAATTCTCTTATACGCTTGGGTTCCACCTACCCTATTTGATGTATCTTGATAAAGAGTGGGTTCATCTCAACATGAATCATATTTTCCCTCAACGTGATGAAGACCACTGGCAAGCCGCTTTTTCCGGATATCTGTTGCACCCAGGAGTTCGAGAGGAGTTTCATTCGCTGCTCAAAGCACACGGACACTATCAGAAGGCGTTGAGCACCGGCTTTGATGATACGGAAGTACTGAATGGACTCATCAAACACATCTGCACAGGTTGGATAGAAGACAGCGAAACCTTAGACGACAAAACCAGCCTCATTTATCAGTTGATACATAGTGGCAATCCAAATCTTCTTGCGGGTATCGTCTACTTTTTCTCTCGGCGCGCTGATAACCTATCTGATAAAGTGAAAGTAAAGGTTATGCCAGCATGGCGTGCCCTGTTTCAAGTCCTTTTCCAAAACAGAGAGGCAGGAGAGTATCAAAGGATTTTAAGTTCCCTATTGGTATGGTTGGAACTCATTGATAAAATAGATGCAGAAGTGCTGAGTTGGGTAAAAGAGTCTGTAAAACATATTGGTAAAGTTCCAGGGTATGGTTTAACTTTATCGCGTTTTATCAAAGCACTGCTGAAGCACGCGCCAAAAACACCAGAAGCAGTTGAAGAAGTCTATTTGGAAATCCCTCAGCGTATCATGTGGGATTTACAAGTGGAAGCGGACGATATTAAAGAAACCGTCCGGATTCTGTACAAGAAGGGGGGCAATGCAACTGCCGAAGCGATCTGTGAGCAATTCGCAAAAGCTGGTGTTCTCTTCTTAAGATCTGTTCGTGAAGAACATCGGACTCAACCATAGATCGCTACCGACTGACCGTGCTACAAACATATTGCCTCTAACAGAACGTGCGCACAATATAAAACGTCTTAATCCTCGCTATCTTAAAATCCTCTAAAGCTTGATTCAAACAATATTTTTTTACACTTCTTTTCCACAAATATGTTATAATATTTGCAAATCCCCAAGATACAGATCTAAAATTTCGCGCTTACATAGGAGAAACCGCAATGCCCAAAGTTATCTTTGTGTTGTCACTCTGTTCACTCCTCATTATTGCCAGTCTTAGTATCGCTAATGTTGCCGAAGATGGACTCGTCGCTTACTGGCCCTTTGATGAAGGCGATGGTAAAGAAGCCGAAGATGTCACTGGCAATGGACATGATGGAGAATTTAACGGAAATCCCAAGTGGATTGATGGAAAGTTCGGTACCGGACTCGAATTTGACGGTGAGGAGGACCATGTCGTCGTCGCGGATGATCCCGCCTTCGCCATTGAGGAAAATATTACGCTCATGGCGTGGTTCAGCCCAAATGATGTACTCACCAGACGACGCTTGATGGTCAAAAACAACTCCATTTTTGTCATCTTTGACTTCGGTAACGTAGATAGTATTGATTTCCTCGTCAAACCGAACAACACTTTTGCTGAATCAACAACAACCGATTGGAAAATCGGTGAGTGGTATCACTTCGCTGGAACATTCGATGGAAAAACAATGAAGGTTTACATAAACGGCAAACTTGAAGGCGACGCTGCCAACAATGTGCCGATCGCACCTTCCGCATTAGAACTCTGGATCGGTGGTGACGATTTCGGCAGACCAACAGATTTTTTCCCCGGTAAAATTGATGAAGTCCGACTCTATGAGAAGACCTTGAGCGAAGCTGACATCCAGAAAGTTATGGAAACGCCGCAAGATGTAGAAGCGCGGGGCAAACTCACTACAACGTGGGGGACACTAAAAGCGGGATTAAAATAACTTCCACTCAGTTTCTGTTGTTCAGTTGCCAGATACCCAATGTGGCGAGGAGTGAGAGGTTTGGAAAAAGTAACGGCGCGAACAGTGGGGCACCATAGAGAAAGCCTTCTGTTCGTGCCACTGTAGGAGCCTCCAAATCTGCGATAAGGTGAAAGTAGAATCCAGCAATCCCGATGATGAAGTTGATGCCTAACACAACCACGCAGAATTTGAAGAAAGCGGCCTGATATGGCATTAGCACAACTATCACCAGACATCCAACAGCGAAAGCACTTGTGAAAACGGGCAGCCATTCCAATGGGTTAAAAAATCCGTTCTGTGCGTGGTCTAAGACGGATAGGATGAAATTGCCTAACCAGCCACATCCGGCTAAGAACGCCACCCAC from Candidatus Poribacteria bacterium includes:
- a CDS encoding class I SAM-dependent methyltransferase, which codes for MKRIVEPEVMDTAEAAEAYDAMGHGEVDRAFVDRVVSLGANTGHFLDVGTGPAQIPILLAQCCPDLHITAIDLSAEMLKIAKRHVADAGLTDQITLELVDAKTLPYPDNTFDGLISNSIVHHIHDALKALQEMGRVARPKGTVLIRDLIRPETPADAQAFVDKYAADDTPYQQKLYYDSFLAAFTIAEVNEMLTQMDMPGAVVVQSTDRHWSIERAG
- a CDS encoding LamG domain-containing protein — protein: MPKVIFVLSLCSLLIIASLSIANVAEDGLVAYWPFDEGDGKEAEDVTGNGHDGEFNGNPKWIDGKFGTGLEFDGEEDHVVVADDPAFAIEENITLMAWFSPNDVLTRRRLMVKNNSIFVIFDFGNVDSIDFLVKPNNTFAESTTTDWKIGEWYHFAGTFDGKTMKVYINGKLEGDAANNVPIAPSALELWIGGDDFGRPTDFFPGKIDEVRLYEKTLSEADIQKVMETPQDVEARGKLTTTWGTLKAGLK